In Balaenoptera acutorostrata chromosome 3, mBalAcu1.1, whole genome shotgun sequence, the genomic stretch CCCTCAGGGCAGGTACCTCCAATGGCAGGTGTCGCCCAACGCACGCGCCCTGGAACCTCACAGCGAGCGAGCTCAGCCCGCTCCCCCTGCCGTGTGCCACGTGACCCTCCGGGGCTTAACACCACAGCCTTGGCATCAACCGCAAAGCAGCCACAGACCCTCCTTCCACCCTGCCGTGATGACTAATCGTCTCCTTCTGGGGGAGGATACCAGGAAGGAGCGAGGCGCGGGTTCCCAGAGGGACCGGCACCGTTCCCGGGGACCAGGCACCCATCCGCGTGCCCGACGGGAACCCGGCAGGGCGCCTACCTCTGCTCTTGGAAGTAGGGGTGCTGCAGGGCCTGGTGGGCGGTGATTCTCTCATCGGGGTCATAGGCCACCATTGCGTGCAGGAGGGAGAGGCATTGCGGGGACAAACTGGCTGTCAGGAGAGGTATTCCTGAtccctttttaaaagtaaaatcaaaactCATAGCTCTCGACCTGTATTAAAAGCCCAATGATAATAAACGATCACGCCATCATTTAGAGCACGTGGCCAGTCCAGCATCACGACCCTACAGGGACCTGCACTGAAGGTAACAGTTTACAATCTAAAaagggcggggggcaggggggcataAAGCCCATAGAACACAAGATCCTCGTGGAGACCGTGGACTTTGGGTGAGAATGATGTGTCAGCGTAGGTTCGATGATAGCAGGCGTGCCACCCCGGGGCCGGTGCTGGTGGCCGGGAGGCTGTGCGCTGCGTGGGGCCAGGCGGTAGATGGGAAATCTTTGTACCTTCCGCTCAGTtcttctgtgaacctaaaaccgctctaaaaaaattaagtctgtttttttaaaaagggtgggAGGTCGTGAAATCTGTTATGCTATAAGTGTAAGAAAACTTTTTCTTGAGAAGACTAATACCACATTCCCaccagaaaagaatgaaataaagttttaaaaaagaaaaagaatccagcGTGGTTGTCATCTCCTTACCTCCCTAGGGTTCTGGGAGCTGCTGGGTGCTGCCCACCCCCCCGAGTCCCCCCCCTCCAGGGGTCAGTGTGGCCAAGGTGCCGGTGGCGGCTCCCCACGGTCCGTGCGTGCAGCCTGTGCTGGGGAGCCTTTCCCACTCAAAGACCTCTGTGGCCGGAGTGAACATTCCAGGGACAAAACCCGACTGCCGGGCTCGCGGGGTTGTGAGGAGGCCCCTGGGGGCGACAGAGGCAGGGCGAGTCCGCGGTGGTGGGGCGGCCCGGGGGGCTGCACTTACCGTTTGAACTTGGTGAGGGTCTTCCCAGCAGGCGTGCCAATGACGTCGTGGATCCTCGAGATCTGGTCCAGCTCGTTGGCTCCGGGGAAGAGGGGCTGCAGGCTGGGCGGGCGGCCAGGGCTGTGGTCAGGGCGGCGACCTCCCAGCAGAGGGACCTCCAGCCCCCCGCCCATGCTTGGGCCTTTCCCCTCCTACTGTCCCTACGGGTCGGTGTCTTTCTAAGGGACAGAGCCACACTCCCGAATCTGCACAGCAGGTGTCTCTGCCGGCTGAGAGATGAAAGCCCCCAGAGCCTCCTCACGGCCCCAGGGAGTTTTGTTGACAAAAATTCAGGCTGGGTCAGGTCGGGTTGTGTAGACAAATGAGGTCCGAGGAGCGTTTAGGTTTTGGAGCAGTCACGGATTTGGGAGTTGTGGATAAAAGATTTTAGACCCATAACACATTACAGGCCACAAAGAAGAGTTTAAAAACGTAGCTCTGATGGTAAGATGACTTCTATTCAGGGAAAACGGCAGGAGCTCAGGCCGCAGGGGAGAAGAGGAAACGCCGGGGAGCTGGACGGCTCTGAGGTGGGGCAGGCCGGGCACAGGGTGCAGTGAGCGAGGCTCAGCGtgggctgccccaggccctgaGTGGATGCCGCCGGCACCAGCGCCTCTGACATCCCTCCAAACTGACTCAGGGATTTTAGCACAGGGGAAAAGATCATCTGTTGGTACTTTAGCATCAGTGAAGTCACCACTCTCCTTTCCAAAAATAGCAGTCACTTATCAATACGAATGATCTAGAATCAGAAGGCGTGTCCCGAAGGGCCCAACATCTGTATTTATCAAGGGGTCAGTTGAGCAGGTGGGACTGGACGACCCGGGTCCTGCCTGCGCTGGGCTGTACCATCCTGATGTGCGTCACCCCGACGTTAAATCCACCCACCCGTCCTGCGTGACCCACTACGAGCAGGTGCCGCCCCACCTCCTCCCGGGGCTTCTTCCATCCAGTGCCCCCGCCGCTGGTGGATGGGACAGGCCCTCCGCCCTTCCCGGGCCTCTGCCCTGGCCCTGCTGCGCCCAGCGGTGAAGCCcaaaggctgggggaggggaggacggtTAGGGCTGGGGCTTCCTGGCCTCCATCCAGCTCGCCCTCACTCCCGGGGCCAGAGCACCCCACCCAAAGGACTGCACTCTGAGGGTAGACGGGGGGCACCGCTCGCACGCCGCCCCCACGGCAGGCCCCACGGGGCGGCAGGAAGCAGGCCTCGactctgttccttcatctggcttCATCAGTCCTATCGCTGGTGAGGCCAAATGGAGAGGCCCACCGAGCCAGGGCTGGGCCGGGCCAGTGGGAAAGAAGTAACTGATGGTGTTCTTTCCTCCATACCCAGAAAGCAAGGAAAAGCGTTTGACACATTTCCTGTCGAGTTAAAAAACCACCACGACACCAGAAGGACTGTAAACTCTGCACCGTAGAGAGAGGGACTGGTGCGAAGCCACTGGACGGCCGAGCCCCGCGTGGACCGGCCTCAGGACCCTGACAcagcgccccccccaccccccccacccccccgctagCCCAGCAGCAGCTGCGACTCTGGTGCCACCTGGCCATCTCATAGAGCACGCAGCCCGCGCTCCACAGGTCCATCTTGTAGGTGTAGAAGCCATCAGTGAGGAGACACTCTGGGGCCCGGTACCAGCGGGTGGAGATGTATTCTGTGTACGGCTGCTTAGAATAGATACTCCGGCAGGACCCAAAGTCCCCTAATTTCAGGACATCCTGCTGCAAGGGGGGAGAGAAGCAGGGACAAATAACATCTCGTCAGGCAGCGATTGTAATACAAaccatttcaaatatttatacaccAACGGGAAAATTCCTAGCACCTAAACTAGCTTGTAGAACATAAAGTACTGGCTTTATAAGCACCTGAAATTGCCTCTAGCCGGTGAGGAAGTGGTATTTCTCTTCAGTGGAACACATTTACGAATATTCTGGCTATGTTTAACAGACATTTCAAAATGTCTACAGgttttggaaatttttaagtCGCAGTGTAAGTCTACAGATGAACTATACACCCTGGTCACATGCCCTGTTATGCCTCAAACTCCCCACCGCGTCCAGTGCTTCTGGCAGCTTGGTTCCCATTCGGGGGAGGCTGGGGGCCTGGCCTACACCACATGGGATCcttgaaggaagtcagacagccCAGGGAAACAGGTTTCAAAGTGTTTCTTCCATCTTCTCTACCTCTCACATTCAAGTAATAAAATTCATGCTGTCAATAAATTTGAAGCCTCTGGCACCTACAGCTAGAGCAAACATTAAACAGCAGTCCTCTTAGCCAGATTATCAAGAAACCTACGCTGACAGCCTTTTACCTCTGTTCCCATTCCCCAATACATTCaacaaaaattacaaggcatattaaaaggcaagaaaaaatagtctgaagagacaaagcatgCATcaaaaccagactcagatatggcgcgggttttagaattttagaattcccagacaggaaatttaaaataactatgattaatttgttaagggctctaatggaaaaagaaGACAGCATGCAAGTTCAGATGGGAAacgtaagcagagagatggaaacccTAAGAAAACCTCAAAAGGAAacactagaaataaaaaacacagtaacagggacttgcctggtgggacagcggttaagaatccacctgccaaagcaggggacatgggttcaagccctggtccaggaagatctcatatgccgcggagcaactaagcccgtgcgccacaactactgagcccatgagccacaactactgagcccatgcgcgcctagagcccgggctccgcaacaagagaagccaccgcaacgagaagcccgtgcaccacacgaagagtagcccccgctcgccacaactggaaaaagccggcatgcagcaacaaagacccaatgcagccaaaaataaaaaaaattaaaaacaaacaaacaaaaagcactgtaacaaaaattttaaaagactttgatagactcaacacagccaaggaaagaatcagtgagcttgaagatatgccaatagaaacttcccaaactgaaatgcaaagcaaTAGAAGAACGTCAGAAACAAAACCGAacatccaagaactgtgggacaatttcGAAAGGCGTGGTACACAcactacaatgtggatgaacctcaaaataaCGACGCTGAGTGAAAGCCAGACCAAAAAAGAGTACATGCTAtgtaattccatttatagaacattctagcTCGTCTTTGCCTGGGGACAAGGGACAGGGAGCAAGGACTACCAAAGGGCAAGAGGAGGCTTTCGGGGGTTTGGATTTGTTTGTGAAGTTGATTGCGATGATGGTTTCATGCGTGTACACATATGCCCAAACTGAgcaaattgtacactttacacAGGTATAGTTTAAGGGCTTTCAAGTGAGACATATCAGAGCTCAAATCCTGCCTCTTCCACTTTTATATTTAGAGTGTTTAGAATGATAATTTAaatagagtttattttttgtatatagtataaGAAGGGTGCCTTTTTCCAGATGTACAGTTATGTTGATGGCATTTATTAAATTAACCACTTTTTtccaaactggaaggaaaaaaacaaacatgttatAACAAACATGGTATCCATTGGGATTGAAAACATATCCAGTGAAAAGTTTTTATATTCTACCTTTATTCTGATATCAATTTTTCATATAAAAGTTCTTacctttattaatatattttctggTTTTACATCTCtgtgaaatattccatttctacATTCAATATAAAAGGAAGGATAGAATTAATTGTACCTCATTCATTCAAATTCTCTTATACTATATTCTTAATGAACAGTAATACATTTTATGAATTTGAAAGCTGCCAGGTCTCCAAGTGCCTACCTGTGCATGTGATCAAGGGATTTACACAACTGGTACATATAGTgcataatctttttttctgataatgggtgtcttctcCCTGTGCCATCAAGGAAATAGGCAAATATGGTTACCAATGAATGGTCCATATCCCCGTTTTTGAAACAAAAGATGGAATCCATTTTTATTTAGCAATGTGTGAAAATCTAACTTCCTCAGTGAAAAATAACCTGGAGTAGTTCTAGGAAATATGGAGTCTATCTACAAAATATGCCATTTAAAACTCTACATActggcatgatttcatttaaaatcaCAGAGCGCAAGGCCTTCTGATGGCAGTAGAACAGTGCTGAGCGATCACTGCAAGGGCAGCTCGGGCCGCAGGTCCTAACACAGCCTCGGGTGGGCCTccagggaaccctccttcacgcTGATTATGAGCTCAAATCTAGGGTTTTCCTCGGCTTCCTGGCTACACGGAGATCTCCGTCTTCAAGGGGATGGATCACGTTTTCTTAACCCAAGAAGACCAACGGCTGCTCTCACTTGCACAGCCACACGTTCCTCTCTGACAGAAGGAAGCAGTCACTGGGCGCCAGCTGACAGCGCCCTGCAGCAGCCTGTAATCTACACCTTCTCCCCTCCTGCAGCTTTCAGGACGCTCCGAAACTCTTAATACTACACTCCAGCATCAGAGCTGCCCTTGCTCTCGAAGGTGTCacattttacttgattttaatATCAGAGGTATGTGTTTTTAAGTCATTAGGTTTTAAATCTGCAAAATACCCACTCTCACCTAACAACTCAAAAAACCACTTTCCCCTCCGTGAGCACATATCCCACTAGACATTTTTCATCCTAAGTTTGCAATTTCTGTCGAAAAAttaatgtattctttttctcGCATAACAAGACTGTTTATGTTAATAATAGAAAgtaatttaaattacaaaatgtCTAAGTGCAATGAATTTTTTCCATGGCATACTataatctttttattctgtttcacatAATTTATCATCAGTTTTCCAGAATTTAAATTGAAAGAATTAAAACTAAGACTTTGTCAGCTTCCCCCCGCTTGAggaattttatcaaattattatCTATATAAAggtgaaaagaaagtaaaatttctaTTCTCTGTCACATGCGAGGCTGGACGAAGCTTCGTGAGGTTCGGCCCTCATCGGGCAGGGGGTCTCGCTGCCCACTGACTAGCCCGGCTCTCCAGACCCCCCTCAGCAGACTCCCTCCCAGCACAGGGCTCTCAGGACCCAGGAGCACCCGAGTCCCCTGGGGGCTTGTGAAGATACAGAATgctccccatcctcacccccGGCATTCCTGGTTCAGTAGGTCTGTGGCGGGGCCCCAAAAGCTGCCTTTCCAGCAAGTTCTCAGAATGGGCCGCCAGGCCTGGTCCCTCACCTTGGGAACTGCGCCCCATCATATCCCGCTTGTTTATCGAAGGCTCCAGCCACATTCACTTGGGGACGTTTCTGCACGCGCCCCCAAAGCTCTCCTGCTGCATGTTGTACTCATGCTGCTCTGTTCCTAGAAGCATCTGTCCCAGCCATATCCACACGTCCACATCTTATAGCATAAAACTGCCATTACAGTCATCTGAACTTGAACTCAGAAAAGGTGGACTCTTTTAGGAAAAGTCTAATCCATCCAATCTTCATAAGCACCTAGGgatcttttaaaaagtagattccAAGGCCCAAACCTAGACCCAGTGAATCACAAATTCAGGCGGGTgggccaggaatctgcattttcggCTGCCTTCAGTCCCCAGTGGCGGAGGGCTCTTTGGATGCctgcccttcctttcctcctgggcCTCCCCCGCTCCACCCGTTCACAGCCGTGGGGCAAGGCCATGACGCCCTCCCCTGTCCTCCGTGAGAGTCCTGCCTGCACACGGGGGCTCCTAGTGGACAGAGGCGCCCTCATGAACCACGTGGGCCACTGGTCAGAACAACAGGAGTCCACACCCTTGACAAGGAGGGGACTGACCACTCACTTTCACACTGTTTTCCCAAAACAAGATCCTAACTCGCCAGGCCCCAGACTGCATCTGGTTCCCACCGGATTCTTGTTCACAAACATCTTGAAACAAATACATACAGTACAATTAATAAACCACTCTGAAGTTCCTTGTATGACCCTTTACTGAATGCCAGCAGACCGCAAACAGTATTTCTCTCTTTTGGCTCTCCCGACCAAATTAATTTTCCCAAGTTAATTTTTACCCGATATTCTCATTAAGAAGGTACTAAAAAACATCATATACAATACCAGCAATGTAAAAAATCTGAAGTGAACACAATGATTAACTATGGCATTGGCTGTCAGTACTAACAGAAGGAAAAGGGCCTCCTGTGTAGCCAGCGTTGTAACAGAATATCCAGCACGCTGCCTTCCCACAAGAGCCCCTGTACCCAGGCCTGCGCCTGGCTTTCCTGGTCAGGCTTGGGGTGCATTCTGGGTCCACCATGGCACAGCCAAATGCCCACAGTCTGCACTTGGGCCCGGAGGCTACGCCCGGCGGCACCGTGTGAGCACGTGTCTGCCACCGGTGTTTTCCAAAGGAGAGCCTTGCCTGATGGCGCCCGGTTCTGAGAGGAGTTACGGGGAGCAGGTGGGGTGTCAGACTCAGCATGGGGCTGGAGCCATCGCCAGCACCCCTCTCACCACAAGACACAATTCGAGGAGGGGTcctcccagctctgctctttGAAGCTGGCTCGTCTCAGGCAAGGGCTCTAACTTCTTGGAAGTTCAACTGCCTCACCTCTGTAATGGAGTTGAGCTCACAGAAGCAGAAAGAGCAAATGCAGGAACACAGAGCAAGCACACTATAAACTGTAaagtaataatgatgatggtggtgatgacagcAGTTGACCTCGACTGAAGGCCACGCAAGCCAGCACTGCTCCAAACACCTCACACGTATTAttactcctcacaacaaccctaagagTCAGACactatgattatccccattttctagaCAAGGACTAAGGCTCAAAGAGCCTAACCAGGACCTACCATCATGAAATGCACACGGCACTGGGCATGCTCTACCCAGTGTGTTGACGTGGGACATCCAAGCTGCGTCAACACAGCCAAACTGGAATGGCGCTTCCCAGAAGCACCAGCATGAAAAGTAacaggatgggcttccctgggggtgcagcggttaagaatccgcctgccaaggcaggggacacgggttagagcacctgtccaggaagatcccacatgccaccgaacaactaagcccatgcgccacaactactgagcctgtgcgttgcaactactgaagcctgtgtgcctagagcctgtgctctgcaacaagagaagccaccgcaatgagaagcctgcactccgcaacgaagagtagcccccgctcgccgcaactagagaaagcctgtgcgcagcaacgaagacccaacgcagccaaaaataaataaataaaataaatttactaaaaaaagaaaggaaatgaatgagCATTCTGCAATACAGGGGACTTCATAAGAATGCAAACAGGAGGAGGTTCCCTCTCAGAGGGATTATCTGAGCAGCGAACCCTGCCTCATGCTGAAGCATAGAGTAGAATGTCCAGCAGCAGCACAGCCGGGAAAGATGCTAGAAGGGGACAGGCTTGAGGAAGGGCTGAGCTGCCGCCGCCCTCTGCGCCCTCCTCACCGTGTCACCCAGCCGGCCTGAACGCCTCGCGGCTCTGCTCTTTCGCAGCTGAGTTCTGAGCAGACAAGACTGCCAGAGAAACACCTCCCGTGAGTACTGTACGTTTACAGCCCAGTACCGTATATTTAGATGCAACTACTGCACGAATGATTttgagaactaaaacaaatatatgGGAACTACAAGCTTTAAAAGATCTTAGATTAGCTTTGAAATTATTCTACGTACCTCGTATTAGTTCATAAATATTCATGTCCATAAGTTCACATATTAGTGCAAGAGAACCAGATTTTCTGTCACTGAAGAAGAAAgcaggtttttaaaa encodes the following:
- the MOK gene encoding MAPK/MAK/MRK overlapping kinase isoform X1, whose amino-acid sequence is MMKNYKAIGKIGEGTFSEVMKMQNLRDGNYYACKQMKQHFESIEQVNNLREIQALRHLNPHPNILTLHEVVFDRKSGSLALICELMDMNIYELIRGRRHPLSEKKIMHYMYQLCKSLDHMHRNGIFHRDVKPENILIKQDVLKLGDFGSCRSIYSKQPYTEYISTRWYRAPECLLTDGFYTYKMDLWSAGCVLYEMASLQPLFPGANELDQISRIHDVIGTPAGKTLTKFKRSRAMSFDFTFKKGSGIPLLTASLSPQCLSLLHAMVAYDPDERITAHQALQHPYFQEQRAAEKQAPARARRKASALCPKRPVAPEPLSNNWQPAQEGSKQKQPLKQEKDHPRRQGPARVTELPELKLSGVTKLSSYSSPALQPVFAPGATRKVPVLRPLKCVGPNQKTDTQKDVKPSLKQHRLPTVARRGGGC
- the MOK gene encoding MAPK/MAK/MRK overlapping kinase isoform X2; this translates as MHYMYQLCKSLDHMHRNGIFHRDVKPENILIKQDVLKLGDFGSCRSIYSKQPYTEYISTRWYRAPECLLTDGFYTYKMDLWSAGCVLYEMASLQPLFPGANELDQISRIHDVIGTPAGKTLTKFKRSRAMSFDFTFKKGSGIPLLTASLSPQCLSLLHAMVAYDPDERITAHQALQHPYFQEQRAAEKQAPARARRKASALCPKRPVAPEPLSNNWQPAQEGSKQKQPLKQEKDHPRRQGPARVTELPELKLSGVTKLSSYSSPALQPVFAPGATRKVPVLRPLKCVGPNQKTDTQKDVKPSLKQHRLPTVARRGGGC